The Gemmatimonas aurantiaca T-27 DNA segment ATGCACGTGTCCGCCCAATGGCGACGCGCCCCCTATGCGCTCGCCCTTCTGGCTTGTGCGGCTCCGGCCGCGCTGATCGCTCAACCGGGACGTGGAGGCGGCGGCGGAGCTGGTGGCGCTGGAGCGGCCGCCGGCGGCGCCAGCCCGAGCAACGCCCTCCCTGCGCTCCCCAAGGGACCGCGCGCCATGATGCTGCGCGACTGGTATCGCGTGGCCAATCTCAGCAACCCGGCCGTCTCACCCGATGGCAAGCGTATCGCGGTCACGGTGACCCGCGCGGTGGAAGCTGACAACCGACGCCACAGCGAGATCTGGGTGGTGAACGCGGCCGGCGGTGAGCCGCAGCGTTGGACCTCACCGAGCACGGAAAGCAGCAATCCGCGCTGGTCGGCCGACGGTAAGTACCTGTTCTTCACTTCGCAGCGTGCCGGCGGCACCGGAAACACCTGGGCCATTCGCCTCGATCAGCCCAGTGGTGAAGCCATTCAGGTGGGCGACTATCCCAACGGCTCCATGCCGTCGGACGGCTCGTTCGCCGTGTTCACTGATGCCGGTCGTCCGGCACCGACGGCGCCAAGCCCCGATCCGTTCGGGCAGATGCAGCCGATGGCGCGTCCGCCGTTCGAAGCCATTACCCGTCCCTCGGTGTCGGCGCGTTTCGACGGTCGCCATGTCGTGGACATGTCCTACAAGGTGAACGGTGTCGGTTTCGTGCCGGGCCGTCGTGTGGCCCGCACCTGGCGGCCCACGCAGATCGCGCGGCAGCCGATTGGGGATACGACCAAGAAGGTGATCACCAGCACTGCCTATTCGCATCGTGGGCCGGTGGTGTCGCCGGACGGCAAGTGGATCGCCTTCACGGCCGATTCGCGGCTGCGTCCCGATTCGGTGGTTGATCGTGAGCGTGATTCGCTCGCCACGCTGCCGTACAACAAGGTGCGTGATGAAGCCGAGCGGAACGACGCCGACATCTACATCATCGACGCCAATGGCGGCACGCCGCGCAAGTTGACGGATTGGATGGGCGCGGAATCGCAGATCACCTGGTCACCCGACGGCAAGCAGATCGCGTTCATCGGTCGTCCGGGACGCACGAAGAACTCGAACATCTATGTGGTGGACGCAGCCGGTGGCACGCCGCGCGCACTGC contains these protein-coding regions:
- a CDS encoding S9 family peptidase, whose translation is MHVSAQWRRAPYALALLACAAPAALIAQPGRGGGGGAGGAGAAAGGASPSNALPALPKGPRAMMLRDWYRVANLSNPAVSPDGKRIAVTVTRAVEADNRRHSEIWVVNAAGGEPQRWTSPSTESSNPRWSADGKYLFFTSQRAGGTGNTWAIRLDQPSGEAIQVGDYPNGSMPSDGSFAVFTDAGRPAPTAPSPDPFGQMQPMARPPFEAITRPSVSARFDGRHVVDMSYKVNGVGFVPGRRVARTWRPTQIARQPIGDTTKKVITSTAYSHRGPVVSPDGKWIAFTADSRLRPDSVVDRERDSLATLPYNKVRDEAERNDADIYIIDANGGTPRKLTDWMGAESQITWSPDGKQIAFIGRPGRTKNSNIYVVDAAGGTPRALLGNWQYEPGNFDWLPGGIQFTAEIGGRSAVLRADMSGKSLPTELVSGRRQLRGASYDESGKTLAYVATSMNKPTELFVASGDGTGERQLTNFNKDVNADVVWSDAERITYKSVGNLEIEGWLMKPYGYEAGKKYPMVIYIHGGPHSSYGEGWFDEFQNLAAQGMFVLFTNPRGSSGYGAPFTYSTRGRWGMEDYQDLMKAVDIVSVRADVDSTKMGATGGSYGGFMTTWMATKTTRFKAIETDRTITDWTYWYGSSDAQGLTEFEFYGKPWDNQKLYDELSPIRYVNKVKTPMLIVQSEEDHRTPMGSAEIWFMSLKKQGVPVELIRYPRSNHDLSRTGEPWLLVDRLGRLRQWFGYWLQGVQPGAVAN